A segment of the Neisseria chenwenguii genome:
AGCAGTTTGAACAGGCGCTTGCGCAATGGAATCAGGAAGCTGCGCTGGCCGGGTTTACGGGCGAACTGCCGCCGCCGACCGCCCTGCGCCACCTGCGCCGTTTTCTCGGTAGCGAAAGCGACGCGGGCTTCCTGCGCGGCGGCATCACCTTTTGCAGCATGGTGCCGATGCGCAGCCTGCCGTTTAAAGTCTTGTGTTTATTGGGTTTGAACGACGGCAATTTCCCGCGCAACACCAAAGCCGCCGAATTCGACCTCATCGCCCGCCACCCGCAAAAAGGTGACCGCGCCCGCCGCGACGACGACCGCTACCTCTTCCTCGAAGCCCTTATCAGCGCCCGCGAAATCCTCTACCTTTCCTACATCGGCCGCGACATCCGCAACGATGCCGAACTCGCGCCGTCCGCACTTTTGGGCGCGCTCATCGACACCGTCGCCGCCATGACCGGCACGCGCAGCCGCGATTTGCTCGAAACCTGGATTGTGCAACACCCCTTGCAACCGTTTTCCCGCCGCTACTTCATACCGTCTGAAACCCGGCCGCACGGGCAGATTTCAGACGGCCTCAGTTCCACCCGCCGCGACTACGCCGCCGCCCTCGCGCAAACGCCCGAAAGCCCGAAAGCCTTTTTCAGACAGCCTTTGCAGGAAAACCAACCCGCCGCCGCAGTCGGCCAAAACGAGCTGATCGCGTTTTGGAAAAACCCCGTCAAAAGCTGGTTGCACCAGACCCTCGGCTGGCGCGAACCCTACCGCGACGCCGTGTGGGAATCCGCCGAACCCTTCGAACCCGAAGCCGCCGGCACCGCCGCAGCCGCCTACCTCGACGCCCGCCGCCGCAAACAAAACTTCGATGACGTCGCCGTCCGCCTCGCCGCCGAAAGCCTGGTGCCCGCCGGCGAATTGGGCAAACTCTGGCAGGCGCGTTTCCAAGCTGATGCCAAACACATCGACCAAACCCTGCTCGACGGCCCCAAACACCCGCCGCACGCCTACGAATTAACGTTCGTCCAAGATTTCGGCGACCAAACCCTGCAAGGCAGCCTCACCGACGTGTACCAACGCGGGCAAATCCTGTTTGCCGAAAAAACACCAAACGCCCCCGAAACCCTCGCCGTTTACCTCAAACACCTGATTTTCTGCGCCGTCAGGCCGTCTGAAAGCGAAAGCGCCCAAACCTGGCTGGTTTTGCCCGACCAAACGCAGCACTACCCCGAAATCCCGCAAATCGCCGCCCGCGCCATGCTGGCAGACTGGCTGGCATACTACAGCCGCGGCCAAACCCGCCCCCTGCCCTTCTTCGCCAAAACCTGCCTTGAGGCCGCAAAAAAATATCTGAAAGAAAAAACAGACGAAAACAAAAAAGCCGCCGCCCTCAAAGCCGCCGCCGATGCCTACAAAGGCAACAAAATAAACAAGGGGCAAGGCAGCTACACCGACACTGCGCTCATCTTCGGCAACGACGAAACCGCGCCGTATGAAACGGATTTGTTTTGGGAGTTATTGGAAAAACTGCTGCTACCGCTGCTGGCGGCGTTGCAGGAGAAGGAAGAAGACGGAGAGGCCGTCTGAAAACAATTCAGACGGCCTCAAACTTTGCCCGAAACACGGATATAGCTATAGTTGATTAAAATAAAAATGAGACAAGGCGGCAACGCCCGCAGTGTACGAATAGTACATAAGGGCGTTGGCAACGCCGTATCATTGCGATTTTAATCAACCATAGTTTCCGCATATTTTGAGCCACTCAGGCAGGGAAACAGCGGCAATGCCGTATTCGGGCGGGTAATCGACGCCGGTGAGATAAAGGCCGTCAGGCATAAAGGTCGGCGGCGCTTTGAGGCGGCTTTTGGCTTCGATAAGGCCGGAAAATTCTGCGACGCTGAGTCTGCCGCTGCCGACATACACCAGCGCGCCCATGATGTTACGCACCATGTGGTGCAGGAAGGCATTGCCGTGCAAATCAAGCGAAATCCATTCGGGGTTGCCGCTGATTCGGGCCCGATAGATGGTTTTGACGGGAGATTTGGCCTGGCATTGGGCGGCGCGGAAACTGGAAAAATCGTGTTCGCCGACCAGCAAGGCGGCGGCCTGCTTCATTTTTACGGTATCCAAACGGTGGTGCGTCCAGCCTGCCCTGCCGATAAGCAGGGGCGAACGGACGGGCGCGGATTGGAGCAGGTAGCGGTAGCGGCGGCCGAAAGCGTCAAAGCGGGCATGAAAGTCGGAGGCGACGGTTTGGGCGGTAAGAACGGCAATGCCGCGCGGCAGGTTGGCGTTAACGCCCCGTATCCATGCCTGCGGACTGCGGATGGCGGTTGTGTCGAAATGGACGACTTGTGCCGTGGCGTGAACGCCTGTGTCGGTGCGGCCGGCAACGGTAACGCAGACGGGGTGGCAGGCAATTTTGCCCAATGCCTGTTCTAAGGCCGTCTGAACGGTCGGCAGGCCGTCTGCCTGCTTCTGCCAGCCGAAAAAAAGGCTGCCGTCGTAAGACAGGGTCAGCGCCCAGCGTTGGATTGTCGGAGAGGTCGGCTGCATGGTTGTGTCCGTCGGTATCGTGGCACGGCCCGTCAGGCCGGCGGAATCTGTGAAACGGTGGGCGGTTACCCTGCCCTGAAACTTGGCGGTTAAAAGTTTTCAGACGGCCTGTGCTGCTGCGACAGGCCGTCTGAATTTTTAGTTGATGTCGAGCCGTTCCATGCGGTAGCGCATCGAGCGGAAGCTGATGCCTAAGAGTTTGGCGGCTTGGGTGCGGTTGTAGCGGGTTTGTTCCAGCGCCATTTCGATGATGCCGCGCTCGACTTGGTCGAGGTATTCTTGAATCTGCATGGTGCGCGGATCGAAGGGTTGCAGGGGGGCGCCCACCGGCAGCAGCGGCGTTTCTTCCAACGCAGACAGGGCTTCTTCGACTGCGGCGGCAACGGGCTGGGCAACGGCGTTGTTGGTGTTTTGCTGAATCTGCAAATCATCAAGCTGGATGATTGAACCGACGGTCAGGGCGACGGCGCGTTCGAGGATGTTTTCCAGCTCGCGGAAGTTGCCGGGATAGCTGTAATGCAGCAGGGCTTCTTGGGCTTTGGGACTGAGTTTGTAGGTCCGGTTGCCGTGGCGGTGTCGGTAGAGCAGATACAGAATCAGTGCGCCCAAGTCTTCGCGCATTTCGCGCAGGGGCGGCATGTGCAGGGAAACGACGTTGAGGCGGTAGTATAAGTCTT
Coding sequences within it:
- the truA gene encoding tRNA pseudouridine(38-40) synthase TruA, with amino-acid sequence MQPTSPTIQRWALTLSYDGSLFFGWQKQADGLPTVQTALEQALGKIACHPVCVTVAGRTDTGVHATAQVVHFDTTAIRSPQAWIRGVNANLPRGIAVLTAQTVASDFHARFDAFGRRYRYLLQSAPVRSPLLIGRAGWTHHRLDTVKMKQAAALLVGEHDFSSFRAAQCQAKSPVKTIYRARISGNPEWISLDLHGNAFLHHMVRNIMGALVYVGSGRLSVAEFSGLIEAKSRLKAPPTFMPDGLYLTGVDYPPEYGIAAVSLPEWLKICGNYG